A window of the Aspergillus flavus chromosome 6, complete sequence genome harbors these coding sequences:
- a CDS encoding DNA damage-responsive repressor GIS1/RPH1, jumonji superfamily, with translation MMATALDQPLFESVAGPATAAASITPPHSANGKKEVPDGVPSELSDLELDPNAVGVPEAASVEEEEEDIEPDHYYGGGKIPVFKPTMDQFRDFQSFINKVEKYGMRSGILKVIPPKEWTDSLPALDEAVKKIRVKNPIMQEFHGSHGTYTQANIERQRSYNLPQWKGLCEESSHQPPARRGERRRNQERITRAPPSSRAQTARPDSQKRRPGPGRPPKRSNQVKVKEEPAEDTLDKIKPEGPPTPVSPESNPVEAKTEELSDGESLPAPKPKGRQPKSVTSRRKHNKGDAIDYVDEEAFKDFDYRIHDNEEYTQERCEELETAYWKSLMFNNPLYGADMPGSLFDENITTSWNVARLPNLLDVLGQKVPGVNTAYLYLGMWKATFAWHLEDVDLYSINYIHFGAPKQWYSISQEDAPKFEQAMKSIWPSDAKNCDQFLRHKTYLVSPSLLKSQYGITVNRLVHYEGEFVITYPYGYHSGYNLGYNCAESVNFATEKWLDYGRVAKKCHCESDSVWIDVDEIERKLRGEATPEYYPEFESDLDEFEGASDLLTPPRSVPEKSNRGRKRKHDGDTTKAKRMRVNVHVPRKIPCVLCPNDLDYEDLLPTEDGKNHAHRRCALYTEETSILRDETGKEVVCDIDKIPKARMGLKCLFCREVRGACFQCNFGKCTRSYHATCALLAGVQVEQGEIAVIADDGIHYSIPSVDLKCKYHRQKKPSWMTGGDSPDFDRKLIESAQRMVAGDLVQFQADKEINGAVVLENRPAERTLLVKVLPRGDVIELPYRWMLVVRRSNFSPLAPGTKPLPAHLARKPEARKELESALPVVGNPFGDGRSPYQWAEFETVDTTNHRFAPPPVQVNLDKGDQIWYYLGQSSTECRAQYTHNPSVPVHNPRSNFLDSVKSLGAVMARIPSYPHRHLPQYATAPPHHLSPAAAAAATAAAAASRPSLLQRPTLAPPPRTPSSAAPPASTAMPSAYRSLPTQSARHAPYPQIAKTHQSHHLSQQQHSPQQSQQQQQQQHSHHLPANTFANVRELIARRRLAQITDHANVFAGYTIVSPELVVETLLGPMGSVPPPTGLEKLELAMAQQRVQPRAADGTLLPLQPLNMRSEEVTRLLQMLRFSLVSHRDRLDVLQKKETENNKQESAHKGSVAAVKLPRKFAYLEQQQEQSPTVYQSPYNMPSGFSEYAQKTFGLTPSEPELPKPSLANDYFASLSPEDQEKILKTCGSFVQRAIERSASHSRQSSASNLRLASALAQQTENPTIDITTVEDMPLSGLDFPLHADSPCSSFSRPHLRFQSPNDYNAHGPETHHDHHDLFGDQQANTRFWQHGPWAAGDGNTPNEETRPFFGPHERLKHDYASSDISLGRGPGSLHSVDMAGFGMDATDDLCNVLSP, from the exons ATGATGGCGACAGCGCTTGATCAACCCCTTTTCGAATCTGTCGCGGGTCCTGCGACGGCCGCCGCCTCGATCACTCCCCCCCATAGCGCCAACGGCAAGAAAGAAGTTCCGGATGGTGTTCCTTCTGAATTATCGGATCTGGAGCTCGATCCTAATGCTGTGGGTGTGCCAGAGGCCGCATCggtagaggaggaagaggaggacatCGAACCAGACCACTATTACGGCGGCGGCAAGATCCCTGTGTTCAAGCCG ACGATGGACCAATTCAGGGACTTCCAATCATTCATTAATAAAGTTGAGAAATATGGCATGCGGTCTGGAATTCTCAAGGTTATTCCTCCCAAGGAATG GACCGACTCCCTGCCAGCCCTCGACGAAGCCGTCAAGAAAATCCGTGTGAAGAACCCGATTATGCAGGAATTCCACGGATCACATGGAACCTATACCCAGGCGAACATCGAGCGACAAAGATCATACAACCTCCCTCAGTGGAAAGGATTGTGCGAAGAAAGTAGCCATCAGCCTCCTGCCCGCAGAGGTGAGAGACGCCGCAACCAGGAGCGAATCACTCGCGCTCCCCCTTCCTCCCGAGCCCAGACAGCCCGACCTGATTCTCAGAAACGTCGCCCGGGGCCGGGACGTCCACCCAAACGATCCAATCAGGTgaaagtgaaagaagagCCTGCAGAAGATACTCTTGATAAAATCAAGCCTGAAGGCCCTCCCACACCCGTGTCTCCTGAATCCAACCCTGTCGAGGCTAAGACGGAAGAGTTGAGCGACGGCGAGTCTCTCCCCGCTCCAAAGCCGAAAGGGCGACAACCTAAATCGGTCACCTCCCGAAGAAAACACAACAAAGGCGATGCGATTGACTacgtggatgaggaggctttCAAAGACTTTGATTATCGCATCCATGACAACGAGGAATATACGCAGGAACGGTGTGAGGAGTTAGAAACCGCCTACTGGAAGTCCTTGATGTTTAACAATCCGCTGTATGGCGCGGATATGCCTGGCTCTCTTTTCGACGAGAACATCACAACCTCTTGGAACGTCGCCAGGTTGCCCAATCTGTTGGATGTCTTGGGCCAGAAAGTACCTGGTGTTAACACCGCATACCTCTACCTGGGCATGTGGAAAGCTACTTTTGCCTGGCATTTGGAAGATGTTGATCTGTACAGTATCAACTATATCCATTTCGGTGCACCCAAACAGTGGTATAGCATTTCACAAGAAGATGCTCCTAAGTTTGAACAGGCTATGAAGA GTATCTGGCCCAGCGACGCCAAAAACTGTGATCAGTTCCTCCGCCATAAGACTTACCTTGTTTCTCCTAGTCTCCTCAAGTCGCAGTACGGTATCACCGTTAACAGGCTTGTTCACTACGAGGGCGAGTTCGTGATCACATATCCATACGGATATCACTCGGGGTACAATCTTGGTTACAACTGTGCCGAGTCGGTCAATTTTGCGACCGAGAAGTGGTTGGATTACGGCCGTGTCGCCAAGAAGTGCCACTGCGAATCTGATAGCGTCTGGATCGATGTCGATGAGATTGAGCGTAAGCTGCGCGGCGAGGCGACACCAGAATACTACCCTGAATTCGAAAGTGACCTAGATGAATTCGAGGGTGCTTCCGACCTCCTTACCCCACCACGGAGCGTCCCAGAAAAGAGTAACCGTGGCCGGAAACGAAAGCATGACGGTGATACAACCAAGGCGAAACGCATGCGGGTCAATGTCCACGTCCCACGGAAGATTCCTTGCGTCCTGTGTCCCAACGACCTGGATTATGAGGACCTATTGCCCACCGAAGATGGGAAAAATCACGCCCATCGGCGTTGTGCCCTCTACACCGAAGAGACTAGTATCCTCCGTGACGAGACTGGCAAGGAAGTGGTGTGTGACATTGACAAAATCCCGAAGGCTCGCATGGGACTCAAGTGCCTCTTTTGCCGTGAGGTGCGAGGGGCTTGTTTCCAATGTAATTTCGGTAAATGCACGCGATCATACCATGCCACCTGTGCGCTTTTAGCCGGAGTGCAGGTGGAGCAGGGTGAGATTGCTGTGATCGCGGATGACGGCATTCATTACTCAATCCCCAGTGTGGACCTCAAATGCAAATATCACCGTCAGAAGAAGCCAAGCTGGATGACGGGCGGCGATTCTCCCGATTTTGACCGCAAGCTCATCGAATCGGCTCAACGGATGGTGGCAGGGGATTTGGTGCAATTCCAGGCCGACAAGGAGATCAATGGGGCTGTTGTGCTGGAGAACCGACCAGCGGAACGGACGTTGCTGGTCAAAGTGCTGCCACGAGG AGATGTAATTGAGTTACCGTACCGGTGGATGCTTGTGGTACGGCGGAGCAACTTCTCGCCTCTGGCACCAGGAACAAAACCACTCCCTGCCCACTTAGCACGGAAACCCGAGGCCCGGAAAGAGTTGGAATCGGCCCTGCCGGTGGTTGGCAATCCATTTGGCGATGGGCGATCTCCGTATCAGTGGGCCGAATTCGAGACGGTCGACACGACTAATCACCGCTTTGCCCCACCACCGGTGCAGGTCAACTTGGACAAAGGTGACCAGATCTGGTATTATTTGGGCCAGTCATCGACCGAATGTAGGGCTCAATATACGCACAACCCTAGCGTGCCCGTCCACAACCCGCGGTCGAATTTCCTGGACAGCGTGAAGTCCCTTGGCGCCGTGATGGCCCGGATCCCCTCTTACCCCCACCGCCATCTTCCTCAGTATGCTACTGcccctcctcaccacctttcacctgctgctgctgctgccgccaccgccgccgcTGCTGCCTCCCGCCCTTCCCTGCTGCAGCGACCTACTCttgcccctcctcctcgtaCTCCTTCCTCTGCTGCTCCTCCTGCTAGTACTGCGATGCCGTCTGCCTATCGCTCCCTGCCCACTCAATCTGCCCGCCATGCTCCGTACCCTCAGATCGCCAAGACCCATCAATCACACCACCTGTCTCAGCAGCAACACAGTCCGCAACAAtcacagcagcagcagcagcagcagcacagCCACCATCTCCCCGCGAATACCTTTGCCAATGTTCGGGAGCTTATCGCTCGTCGCCGCCTGGCCCAGATCACCGACCATGCCAATGTCTTCGCCGGGTATACGATCGTCAGCCCCGAGCTAGTCGTTGAGACGCTCCTGGGTCCCATGGGCTCCGTGCCGCCGCCGACTGGCCTCGAGAAGCTGGAACTCGCCATGGCCCAACAACGGGTCCAACCTCGCGCCGCCGACGGAACCTTGTTACCCCTGCAGCCACTCAATATGCGTTCCGAAGAGGTGACCCGATTGTTGCAGATGCTCCGGTTCTCCCTTGTCAGCCACCGCGACCGGCTCGATGTGCTTCAGAAGAAGGAGACGGAAAATAATAAGCAGGAGAGTGCTCACAAGGGCAGTGTTGCAGCTGTCAAATTGCCTCGCAAGTTTGCGTACCTAGAGCAGCAACAGGAACAGTCACCGACCGTCTATCAGTCCCCGTACAACATGCCTTCTGGCTTCAGCGAGTATGCCCAGAAGACGTTTGGGCTGACTCCAAGCGAGCCGGAGCTCCCTAAACCCTCACTGGCCAATGACTACTTCGCCAGTCTTTCCCCGGAGGACCAAGAAAAAATTCTAAAGACCTGTGGCAGTTTTGTCCAACGGGCCATTGAGCGATCCGCAAGCCATAGTCGCCAGAGCTCCGCATCTAACCTCCGACTCGCATCGGCACTAGCCCAGCAAACCGAGAACCCAACGATAGACATAACAACAGTCGAGGACATGCCATTGTCAGGTCTGGATTTCCCACTACATGCGGACTCTCCGTGTTCCAGTTTCAGTCGTCCGCACCTGCGCTTCCAATCCCCGAACGATTACAACGCTCACGGACCAGAAACACATCACGACCATCATGACCTCTTTGGCGACCAGCAGGCCAACACACGGTTCTGGCAGCATGGGCCCTGGGCTGCAGGCGATGGCAATACGCCTAACGAAGAAACTCGGCCATTTTTTGGACCTCACGAGCGGTTGAAGCACGACTATGCCTCATCTGACATCTCCTTGGGCCGAGGTCCCGGCTCTTTGCATTCTGTCGACATGGCTGGGTTTGGAATGGACGCCACAGACGATCTCTGTAACGTTCTTAGTCCTTGA
- a CDS encoding carnitine acetyl transferase gives MSYSSVAVRHFTAPKPLLDAMATPRSQPTMETKIKPTSVDGVNGQGVASEQPKKKGSTFANQDSLPKLPIPDLESTCKKYIEALSALQTPREQEETKASVQDFLKSDGPILQEKLKNYASSKTSYIEQFWYDSYLNYDSPVVLNLNPFFLLEDDPTPARNHQVTRAASLVVSALSFVRAVRREELEPDTVRGTPLCMYQYSRLFGTARLPTENGCVISQDPHAKHIVVMCRGQFYWFDVLDENNDLIMTEKDIALNLQVIIGDAEQTPIQDAAKGALGVLSTENRKVWSGLRDILTKDEGSNNAECLNIVDTALFVLCLDYTEPSNTSDLCANMLCGTSEVVKGVQVGTCTNRWYDKLQIIVCQNGSAGINFEHTGVDGHTVLRFASDVYTDTILRFAKTINGQAPTLWASNSPDPAKRDPRSFGNVSTTPRKLEWDMLPELSIALRFAESHLADLLKQHEFRVLEFEGFGKNFITSMGFSPDAFVQMAFQAAYYGLYGRLENTYEPAMTKFFLHGRTEAIRTVTNECANFVQTFWGENPAEQKVEALKKATEKHTATTKECSKGQGQDRHLYALYCLWQRSFEEGSSSSGNSVVSSSNGYSSPVENGSTIDSPKSPLSDDGVSSTTSYGLRAIRPAPPTPALFSDPGWDKINNTILSTSNCGNPCLRHFGFGPTSADGFGIGYIIKDDSISFCASSKHRQTARFLYTLESYLFEIRKLLRATNRTTASPRTSRAREMEIIAERLQGDHRRGRLVRGDPGAVRRGADTPTTDSGEIEDDGMGGYGFFDAGMLLHALKGLNTDRERNGEKPERRRFVGKKLRLNEY, from the exons ATGTCTTATTCGTCTGTCGCAGTTCGTCACTTCACGGCCCCAAAGCCACTATTGGACGCTATGGCCACCCCTCGCTCTCAGCCTACCATGGAGACTAAGATCAAGCCTACTTCCGTGGACGGCGTGAACGGCCAAGGCGTCGCGTCAGaacagccgaagaagaaagggtcCACGTTCGCTAACCAAGACTCTCTCCCGAAACTTCCTATCCCGGATTTAGAGAGCACATGCAAGAAATACATTGAGGCCCTGTCTGCATTACAAACGCCGAGGGAAcaggaagaaacaaaggcCTCTGTACAAGATTTTCTCAAGTCGGACGGCCCTATTCTTCAAGAGAAGTTAAAGAACTATGCGTCTTCGAAGACCAGCTATATTGAGCAATTTT GGTATGATTCTTACCTGAACTACGACAGCC CGGTCGTTTTGAATCTCAAcccattcttcttgctggaggatgacCCCACACCTGCCAGGAATCACCAGGTTACTAGAGCAGCATCGCTTGTTGTATCGGCCCTCAGCTTTGTCCGAGCGGTGAGGAGGGAAGAACTCGAGCCCGACACCGTTAGAGGGACGCCACTATGCATGTATCAATATTCTCGACTATTCGGAACAGCACGTCTGCCCACCGAAAATGGATGCGTTATCAGTCAGGACCCCCACGCCAAGCACATTGTTGTCATGTGCCGGGGCCAGTTCTACTGGTTTGATGTCCTCGACGAGAACAATGATCTGATTATGACTGAGAAGGACATTGCCCTTAACCTGCAGGTGATCATTGGGGATGCGGAACAGACCCCAATCCAGGATGCTGCCAAGGGAGCTTTGGGTGTCCTCAGTACGGAAAACCGCAAAGTGTGGTCTGGGCTACGGGATATCTTAACGAAGGACGAAGGCTCAAACAACGCAGAATGTCTGAACATTGTTGATACAGCGCTCTTTGTTCTCTGTCTAGATTATACTGAGCCGAGCAATACGTCTGATCTCTGTGCCAATATGCTATGCGGTACAAGTGAAGTGGTGAAAGGTGTGCAGGTCGGAACTTGTACCAATCGGTGGTATGACAAGCTCCAGATCATTGTGTGCCAGAACGGCAGCGCCGGTATCAACTTTGAGCATACCGGTGTGGACGGCCATACGGTGCTGCGTTTTGCCAGTGACGTCTACACAGATACGATACTTCGCTTCGCAAAAACTATCAATGGACAAGCGCCCACTCTGTGGGCAAGCAACAGCCCCGATCCGGCCAAGCGTGATCCCCGAAGCTTTGGCAATGTCAGCACGACGCCCCGCAAGCTAGAGTGGGACATGCTTCCTGAACTGAGTATTGCCCTGCGGTTCGCCGAATCCCATCTCGCCGACCTTCTCAAGCAGCACGAGTTCCGCGTGCTTGAATTCGAAGGGTTTGGTAAGAATTTCATCACGTCGATGGGGTTCTCGCCAGATGCGTTCGTGCAGATGGCATTTCAAGCTGCGTACTACGGGCTGTATGGCCGTCTGGAGAACACCTACGAGCCAGCGATGACCAAATTCTTCTTGCACGGTCGGACGGAGGCGATACGGACGGTCACCAACGAATGCGCCAATTTTGTACAGACATTCTGGGGAGAGAATCCAGCAGAGCAGAAGGTAGAGGCTTTGAAGAAGGCGACCGAAAAACACACCGCTACTACAAAAGAGTGCTCCAAGGGACAGGGACAGGATCGACATCTCTATGCATTATATTGCCTCTGGCAGCGGTCGTTTGAGGAaggctcttcctcctccggcaATAGTGTTGTAAGCAGTTCCAACGGCTATTCTAGCCCTGTTGAGAATGGCTCTACCATTGACTCACCCAAGTCTCCGTTGTCGGATGACGGCGTTTCCTCCACGACCAGCTATGGCTTGCGTGCGATTCGCCCAGCGCCACCCACGCCAGCACTCTTCAGTGACCCCGGTTgggacaagatcaacaataCTATACTGTCAACCTCAAACTGCGGAAATCCATGTCTGCGGCATTTTGGCTTCGGTCCAACGTCTGCGGATGGCTTCGGAATTGGCTATATCATCAAAGATGACTCGATCTCGTTCTGCGCCTCGTCCAAGCACCGTCAGACCGCTCGATTTTTGTACACACTCGAATCGTATTTGTTTGAAATCCGAAAGCTGCTACGCGCCACCAACCGTACGACGGCCAGTCCGCGAACCAGTCGGGCTCGGGAAATGGAGATCATCGCCGAGCGGCTCCAAGGGGATCACCGTCGGGGCCGGCTCGTCCGGGGAGATCCTGGGGCAGTGCGCCGGGGTGCCGATACGCCAACGACCGACAGCGGAGAAATAGAAGACGACGGCATGGGTGGAT ACGGGTTCTTCGATGCCGGAATGCTATTGCATGCACTCAAAGGCTTGAATACAGACCGAGAGCGTAACGGAGAGAAACCCGAACGACGTCGGTTTGTTGGCAAGAAACTACGTCTAAATGAGTACTGA
- a CDS encoding putative SCP-like extracellular protein, with the protein MRSSLLMGALCAAGAMANPLDKRAYTTDWTVVTVTTTITAPVPPAATTSSSTYVPVQEPVASVEPAPAPVEQSSSAVFVEVPATSSAPAPAEPTAEVQPTTAAAAADQGSAWTSAWTSAWTSSWTSSAAQPTTLASTTSSASGATATNAYQSTVLYNHNVHRSNHSASSLEWDASLEASAQTLAARCVYQHDTFSSTINGGGYGQNIGYGVSSEKIGEMITNLMYNNEMGYFEALYGEANPSMDNFDAWGHFSQIVWKGTTHVGCATVTCNSLGNVDSSVAVPFTVCNYSPAGNYAGEYADNVLRPLGQAMYVVS; encoded by the exons ATGCGGTCTTCCTTGCTGATGGGCGCTCTTTGCGCGGCcggtgccatggccaacccTCTCGACAAGCGGGCCTACACTACGGACTGGACGGTCGTCACGGTGACCACTACCATCACCGCACCTGTGCCCCCTGCTGCtaccacttcttcttccacctaCGTTCCCGTCCAGGAACCCGTCGCGAGTGTGGAGCCTGCACCGGCACCGGTTGAACAGAGCTCGTCCGCCGTCTTTGTTGAAGTCCCGGCTACTTCTTCCGCTCCTGCGCCTGCAGAGCCCACCGCCGAGGTGCAGCCAACAaccgctgctgctgcggccGATCAAGGATCTGCCTGGACCTCTGCCTGGACCTCCGCGTGGACCTCGTCCTGGACCTCTTCTGCTGCCCAGCCCACCACCCTGGCTAGCACCACCTCCAGTGCCAGCGGCGCTACTGCCACGAATGCTTACCAGTCAACCGTCTTGTACAACCACAATGTTCACCGCAGCAACCACTCCGCCAGCTCTCTTGAGTGGGATGCCTCTTTGGAAGCTAGCGCCCAGACCCTCGCCGCCAGATGCGTCTACCAGCATGACAC TTTCTCTAGCACCATAAATGGCGGTGGGTATGGCCAGAACATTGGATATGGTGTCTCCTCGGAAAAGATTGGAGAGATGATCACCAACCTGATGTACAACAACGAGATGGGCTACTTTGAGGCCCTGTATGGCGAGGCTAACCCCAGCATGGACAACTTCGATGCTTGGGGCCACTTCTCCCAGATTGTGTGGAAGGGTACCACCCACGTTGGTTGCGCTACCGTGACCTGCAACAGTCTTGGTAACGTTGACTCGTCCGTCGCAGTCCCCTTCACTGTTTGCAACTACAGCCCAGCCG GAAACTATGCCGGCGAGTATGCCGACAATGTCCTTCGTCCCCTTGGACAGGCCATGTATGTCGTTTCTTAA
- a CDS encoding uncharacterized protein (of unknown function, DUF255-domain containing protein) → MAASSGLHAHLHHGATDAGPKLVNRLRDSRSPYVRAHMNNPVAWQLWDAEAINLARRYNRLVFLSIGYSACHWCHVMEKESFMSPEVATILNESFIPIKVDREERPDIDDIYMNYVQATTGSGGWPLNVFLTPDLEPVFGGTYWPGPNSSTLLGNETIGFVDILEKLREVWQTQQQRCLDSAKEITKQLREFAEEGTHSYQGDKEADEDLDIELLEEAYQHFVSRYDSVHGGFSRAPKFPTPANLSFLLRLGAYPNAVSDIVGREECEKATAMAVHTLISMARGGIRDHIGHGFARYSVTADWSLPHFEKMLYDQAQLLDVYVDAFKITHNPELLGAVYDLATYLTTAPIQSPTGAFHSSEDADSLPSPKDTEKREGAFYVWTLKELTQVLGQRDAGVCARHWGVHPDGNISPENDPHDEFMNQNVLSVKVTPSKLAREFGLGEEEVVRIIRSAKQRLREYRERTRVRPDLDDKIIVAWNGLVIGALAKCSALFERIESSKAVQCREAAAKAISFIKNNLFDKATGQLWRIYRDGGRGDTPGFADDYAYLISGLLDMYEATFDDSYLQFAEQLQKYLNENFLAYVGSTPAGYYSTPSNMTSDMPGPLLRLKTGTESATPSVNGVIARNLLRLANLLEDEDYRLLCRQTCHSFAVEILQHPFLFVGLLDAIAGLEAGSRNFTGVLSTTLLPQTGPGSSDSLSSGSDEPTSVRELIVQRLRAEAGQAISTSTTTVSLIDIRPSHVGDFVGNQSFWLRTRNKLYKDLKPTEPAKNYILVCEGGSCKMVDL, encoded by the exons ATGGCGGCCTCATCAGGCTTGCATGcgcatcttcatcatggcGCAACTGATGCGGGACCGAAGCTGGTCAACCGATTACGGGACAGCCGGTCACCGTATGTTAGAGCCCACATGAATAACCCAGTCGCCTGGCAACTGTGGGATGCAGAAGCGATCAACCTCGCCAGACGCTATAACCGACTGGTGTTTCTCAGTATCGGCTACTCGGCTTGTCACTGGTGCCACGTCATGGAAAAGGAATCCTTCATGTCGCCGGAGGTGGCTACCATCTTGAATGAATCTTTCATCCCGATCAAGGTGGACCGCGAGGAGCGACCggatattgatgatatctACATGAACTATGTGCAAGCTACCACTGGCTCTGGTGGTTGGCCGTTGAACGTATTCCTGACTCCAGATCTAGAACCGGTCTTCGGCGGTACCTACTGGCCTGGTCCCAATTCGTCAACGCTACTAGGTAATGAGACTATCGGCTTTGTAGATATTTTGGAAAAGCTACGGGAGGTGTGGCAGACCCAACAGCAACGGTGTCTCGATAGTGCGAAGGAGATCACGAAGCAACTCAGGGAATTCGCCGAAGAAGGAACACATTCGTACCAAGGAGACAAGGAAGCGGATGAGGATCTGGACATTGAACTTCTGGAGGAGGCTTATCAACATTTTGTGTCTCGCTATGATTCTGTACATGGAGGCTTTTCTAGAGCACCTAAGTTTCCCACCCCCGCCAACCTCAGCTTTCTACTGCGGCTCGGGGCGTACCCAAATGCGGTGTCGGATATTGTTGGTCGAGAAGAATGTGAGAAAGCAACTGCCATGGCGGTGCATACGCTCATTAGTATGGCACGTGGTGGCATCCGTGATCATATTGGACATGGCTTCGCAAGATACAGTGTCACTGCTGACTGGAGCCTACCTCATTTTGAAAAGATGCTTTATGACCAAGCACAACTCCTGGATGTATATGTGGATGCATTCAAGATAACGCACAATCCCGAACTGCTGGGCGCCGTGTATGATTTAGCTACTTACCTGACTACCGCTCCTATTCAGTCACCCACTGGCGCTTTTCACTCTTCGGAAGACGCGGATAGCCTGCCATCACCGAAGGACACGGAAAAACGCGAAGGAGCTTTCTATGTCTGGACATTGAAAGAGCTGACACAAGTGCTCGGCCAACGGGATGCTGGGGTTTGTGCTCGCCACTGGGGTGTGCACCCTGACGGTAATATCTCCCCCGAGAATGATCCACACGACGAATTTATGAATCAGAATGTGCTTTCCGTAAAGGTGACCCCGAGCAAGCTGGCCAGAGAATTTGGTTtaggagaagaagaagtagtaAGAATCATTCGTTCAGCGAAGCAGAGACTACGCGAGTATCGGGAACGAACGCGAGTCCGCCCTGACCTGGATGACAAGATCATCGTCGCCTGGAATGGGCTAGTCATTGGGGCACTTGCCAAATGCAGTGCTCTGTTTGAGCGTATTGAAAGCTCTAAGGCAGTACAGTGCAGGGAGGCAGCGGCAAAAGCGATTAGCTTTATCAAGAATAATCTCTTTGATAAAGCAACCGGGCAACTGTGGCGTATCTATCGTGATGGTGGCAGAGGCGATACGCCAGGCTTTGCTGACGATTACGCTTATCTGATCAGCGGCTTGTTAGATATGTATGAGGCAACATTTGATGACAGCTATCTGCAGTTCGCAGAGCAGCTTCAGA AATATCTTAACGAGAATTTCCTTGCATATGTGGGATCGACTCCGGCAGGTTACTACAGTACGCCGTCCAACATGACATCAGACATGCCGGGTCCTCTGCTTCGTTTAAAGACCGGAACTGAGTCGGCCACTCCATCTGTTAACGGAGTCATTGCACGCAACCTGCTGCGTCTCGCCAACCTGCTCGAAGACGAAGATTACCGCCTGCTCTGTCGCCAAACATGTCATTCTTTCGCAGTCGAGATCCTGCAGCACCCATTCCTCTTTGTCGGACTGCTTGATGCAATTGCCGGACTGGAAGCTGGTTCACGGAACTTCACAGGCGTTCTTTCTACAACGCTTCTTCCTCAGACCGGGCCCGGATCTTCAGACAGCCTTAGCAGCGGATCCGACGAGCCAACATCCGTGCGCGAGCTCATTGTGCAGAGACTTCGTGCAGAAGCCGGTCAGGCGATCTCCACCTCAACAACCACCGTTTCCCTCATTGACATCCGGCCTTCCCACGTGGGAGACTTCGTCGGTAATCAGTCATTCTGGCTGCGGACTCGGAATAAGCTATACAAAGATTTGAAGCCGACCGAACCGGCgaaaaattatatacttgTATGCGAAGGTGGTAGTTGCAAGATGGTGGATCTATGA